The following coding sequences are from one Culex quinquefasciatus strain JHB chromosome 1, VPISU_Cqui_1.0_pri_paternal, whole genome shotgun sequence window:
- the LOC6039049 gene encoding forkhead box protein K1, giving the protein MTDNNNFHIPQHVIKQEPSAAPGSSPSQHQFQVYYSHQQQQQQPLSQKGPPTTTLKVIESMDSPTSSSSVSVAGLDYSTHHHHPQQIIEYDPTSDPNHPVNVIIEHQQVVETQPSIEQQEQSVIEALCQQAHQNRLQRKRLRLDNQQPQQHENNGSGYPSDEDDEEDPRRKVVHHGAGAAAGQESIEEQEQSIIEALYQQQQQNQLRKQLIHEPASNHQQPQQHNPPLHHPMLAGFQHRHSSTPPSRSISPSQSPTVSGTTDSVSSRISSGPASAAQLQSHHQLPAAAALSLANINQNNFIARLISKDNILLISEDLIEIGRNSSRAQVDFHVGRNSFVSRKHLLLHHDHTDGEFYLSCLSKNGVFIDNVFHRKGAEPFLLPRVCSIRFPSTNIKIQFENLYHKNATDGPRDLLETIGGPFAASSSSNLGLGGPASGGNNAGNIHQAPSSNSNNSSMYAPLKISIPPEPPSSSSSMEHIEMSGRIRDNGKSPYPSPTGTISAANSCPTSPRQGYHDFSAYSMVGVGGGGPGVLGHDGGGGGMGMLSAGNSSFNDFQPPATSQSLENEKPPYSYAQLIVQSISASPEKQLTLSGIYSFISKNYPYYRNGANKGWQNSIRHNLSLNRYFIKVPRLQDEPGKGSFWRIDPNSELKLIDQSYRKRRQRGSQCFRTPYGMPKSAPVSPTPMDPMAESREGSPIDEELLLQSAPGSPGQMVAANAYVHSSTGTSVAGHPGQEVQFPDIPSKSSTKQRGVYPESANNGGAGGGNRSAIKQQPQPSTAQVVASSTANL; this is encoded by the exons ATGACCGACAACAACAACTTCCACATCCCGCAGCATGTCATCAAGCAAGAGCCGTCGGCGGCGCCGGGTTCGTCACCCTCGCAGCACCAGTTCCAGGTGTACTActcccaccagcagcagcagcagcagccactgTCCCAGAAGGGCCCGCCGACGACGACGTTGAAGGTGATCGAATCGATGGACTCGCCAACGTCTTCGTCGTCCGTGTCGGTGGCGGGGTTGGACTACAGCACGCACCATCACCACCCGCAGCAGATCATCGAGTACGATCCGACAAGCGATCCGAACCATCCGGTGAACGTTATCATCGAGCACCAGCAGGTGGTGGAAACTCAGCCATCGATCGAGCAGCAGGAACAGAGCGTGATTGAGGCGCTCTGCCAGCAGGCTCACCAGAATCGGCTCCAGCGGAAGCGGTTGCGGTTGGACAATCAGCAGCCGCAGCAGCATGAGAACAACGGTTCCGGCTATCCGAGCGACGAGGACGACGAGGAAGACCCTCGCCGGAAGGTGGTTCACCACGGCGCTGGCGCTGCGGCGGGTCAAGAGTCCATCGAAGAGCAGGAGCAAAGTATTATCGAGGCACTctaccaacagcagcagcagaaccagTTGCGAAAACAGTTGATCCATGAACCCGCCAGCAACCACCAGCAGCCGCAGCAGCACAACCCGCCACTCCACCATCCAATGTTGGCCGGCTTCCAGCATCGGCACTCGTCCACGCCACCGTCGCGGTCGATTTCGCCCTCCCAGTCGCCGACCGTTTCCGGCACGACCGACTCGGTCAGCTCACGCATCTCATCCGGACCGGCGTCGGCTGCTCAGTTGCAGTCGCACCACCAACTTCCGGCGGCGGCTGCCCTCTCGCTGGCCAACATCAATCAGAACAATTTTATCGCGCGACTCATCAGCAAGGACAACATTCTGCTGATATCGGAGGATCTGATCGAGATCGGACGCAACTCGTCCCGGGCCCAGGTGGACTTTCACGTCGGTCGGAACAGCTTCGTGTCGCGGAAACATCTGCTGCTGCACCACGACCACACCGACGGCGAGTTCTACCTGTCCTGCTTGAGCAAAAACGGCGTCTTTATCGACAACGTGTTCCACCGGAAAGGTGCCGAACCGTTCCTGCTGCCGAGAGTGTGCAGCATCCGGTTTCCCAGTACAAACATCAAGATTCAGTTCGAGAACCTGTACCACAAAAATGCCACCGACGGCCCGCGGGACCTGTTGGAAACCATCGGTGGACCATTTGCGGCGAGCAGTAGCAGCAACCTGGGACTTGGTGGTCCCGCGAGTGGTGGCAACAACGCCGGAAACATCCACCAGGCACCTTCGTCgaacagcaacaacagcagcatgTACGCTCCGCTGAAGATCTCTATCCCGCCGGAACCGCCCAGTTCGTCGTCTTCGATGGAACACATCGAGATGAGCGGGCGCATCCGGGACAACGGCAAGAGTCCGTACCCGTCGCCAACGGGAACGATCAGCGCGGCCAACAGCTGTCCGACGAGCCCCCGTCAGGGTTATCACGATTTCTCCGCGTACAGCATGGTCGGCGTCGGCGGCGGTGGACCGGGTGTGCTCGGTCACGACGGTGGCGGGGGCGGCATGGGGATGCTCAGCGCTGGCAACTCCAGCTTCAACGACTTCCAACCACCCGCCACGTCCCAGTCGCTCGAAAACGAGAAGCCACCGTACAGCTACGCCCAGCTGATTGTGCAATCGATCTCGGCCTCGCCCGAGAAGCAGCTCACGCTATCCGGAATCTACTCGTTCATCTCGAAGAACTACCCGTACTACCGAAACGGCGCAAACAAGGGCTGGCAGAACTCGATCCGGCACAACCTCAGCCTGAACCG CTACTTCATCAAGGTGCCCCGGTTGCAAGACGAACCGGGCAAGGGCAGCTTCTGGCGGATCGACCCGAACAGCGAGCTGAAGCTGATCGACCAAAGCTACCGCAAGCGGCGCCAGCGGGGCAGCCAGTGCTTCCGGACGCCGTACGGCATGCCCAAGTCGGCGCCCGTTTCGCCCACGCCGATGGACCCGATGGCCGAGAGCCGCGAGGGGTCGCCCATCGACGAGGAGCTGCTGCTGCAGTCGGCGCCCGGTTCGCCCGGCCAGATGGTGGCGGCGAACGCGTACGTGCACAGCAGCACCGGCACCAGCGTGGCCGGCCATCCCGGGCAGGAGG TTCAATTTCCAGATATTCCCTCAAAGTCATCCACCAAACAGCGCGGCGTCTATCCGGAGTCGGCCAACAATGGTGGCGCCGGCGGTGGCAACAGGTCCGCCATCAAACAACAACCGCAACCGTCAACAGCCCAGGTGGTGGCCTCATCGACAGCAAATCTGTAG